From the genome of Nicotiana sylvestris chromosome 2, ASM39365v2, whole genome shotgun sequence, one region includes:
- the LOC104246158 gene encoding WPP domain-associated protein, giving the protein MGSSEVLENGAVSNGNGIKSRDEDDFEGITNGGFEKMINGGKENENLGDEILEDFDTYWEDINDRLMVSRMVSDSVIKGMVSAVEQEAAERLAAKEIELTNLKEYLQFHDGGLSKIESLGSLTLQDELESINFRKNLSLSDVFMEHDKMGDFLDGLRSSAKVEFRKLNKSIYEVRGSNCIRNISPRSEMMGLEGILQEKDSGIWDQVDKTIDNLKMMVNTIFKRMDDMLQLSKTSLGQWQEEHLTEVELEAMIMRSVIRTVQEDFEYKLWDQYARLCGDRNEKLNDISSLRMDLEAVLKSLSSSETGHMNSHGLHDVDFFARKTSSEHVTSSKSVWDGNEKMEDSKTDIPENFDAATLKHMSRDEMVNHFNNILTKMKRHHESILQKKTDEYFVLRADYLKLRGGSAVPHKKDKGEFDVLRKKIPEIIFKLDDILVENEKHPAFTQETLSFGNLKDRLDSLLSENHQLRDLLRDKKNEVKSLLSQVSDATEKRLQHSSVEADMLKQIGDLNLAMERSLIEASVREEVYTCFLRDLSRGTGNEVEELNLGIDMINDSNDTNAGRTRKVEIEDLGMEGLIMQEICGVIFSEGIKEAKGILKELYCEYLNEKEIRISLETKVIQMENELKFEVEEKDRLKQNVSVLETSVNKKERLATDASAALAKERKQFEQVCQELNTVKEFASQQQTLASGCNKEVNVVKGQLAEALEKIEVLKVEAAQLNKSLEEKAGELKEANYQAHTVLAISEERQTVLSSLEAKEIELRKQVETIIGNINESSKMLADFECRVTGSLITNNARFQNSSSQLDSLVKKANLLRRTMLLYQQRLDRRCSDLQLAEAEVDLLGDEVDTLLSLLEKIYIALDHYSPVLQHYPGIMEILKVIKRELTGESTKLVKSSSA; this is encoded by the exons ATGGGAAGTTCAGAGGTATTAGAGAATGGGGCTGTGAGTAATGGGAATGGTATAAAATCACGCGATGAGGATGACTTTGAGGGGATAACAAATGGTGGGTTTGAGAAAATGATTAATGGTGGAAAGGAAAATGAGAATTTGGGTGATGAGATTTTGGAGGATTTTGATACTTATTGGGAAGATATCAACGACCGCTTAATGGTATCGAGGATGGTGAGCGACTCGGTGATTAAGGGAATGGTGAGCGCTGTGGAGCAAGAGGCGGCTGAGAGGCTAGCTGCTAAGGAAATTGAATTAACCAACTTGAAGGAGTATTTGCAATTTCATGATGGGGGTCTTAGCAAAATTGAATCTCTTGGGTCACTCACATTGCAGGATGAGCTAGAAAGCATAAATTTTCGAAAAAACTTGAGTCTATCAGATGTTTTTATGGAGCATGACAAGATGGGAGACTTTCTTGATGGGCTAAGAAGTTCGGCAAAGGTTGAATTCAGGAAGTTGAATAAGAGTATTTATGAGGTTAGAGGATCCAATTGTATCAGGAACATCAGCCCTCGCTCTGAGATGATGGGACTAGAAGGTATTCTTCAGGAGAAGGATTCTGGAATTTGGGATCAGGTGGACAAAACAATAGATAACCTGAAAATGATGGTGAATACCATCTTTAAGCGAATGGATGATATGCTACAATTGTCCAAGACATCACTTGGTCAGTGGCAGGAGGAGCATCTCACTGAAGTGGAGCTTGAGGCCATGATAATGCGCAGTGTAATTCGGACTGTGCAGGAAGACTTTGAGTACAAATTATGGGACCAGTATGCTCGATTGTGTGGTGATCGAAATGAGAAGTTGAATGACATCTCTAGTTTACGGATGGATTTGGAAGCTGTTTTAAAGTCATTGTCAAGTTCTGAAACAGGGCATATGAATTCCCATGGATTGCATGATGTTGATTTCTTTGCACGCAAGACATCAAGTGAGCATGTGACTTCTTCAAAATCTGTTTGGGATGGAAATGAGAAGATGGAGGATTCTAAGACTGATATACCTGAGAACTTTGATGCTGCCACGTTAAAGCACATGTCAAGAGACGAAATGGTGAACCATTTTAATAATATTCTGACAAAGATGAAGAGACACCATGAGTCCATTCTGCAAAAGAAAACCGATGAATATTTTGTTCTAAGAGCAGATTATCTAAAGCTTAGAGGAGGCTCTGCTGTGCCACACAAAAAGGATAAGGGTGAATTTGATGTTCTAAGGAAGAAAATTCCAGAAATTATATTCAAATTGGATGATATTCTTGTGGAGAATGAAAAACATCCTGCATTTACCCAGGAGACTCTAAGTTTCGGTAACTTGAAGGATAGGCTTGATAGCCTTCTTTCTGAAAATCACCAGCTCAGAGACTTGCTTAGAGATAAGAAAAATGAAGTTAAGTCCCTTTTGTCCCAGGTTTCCGATGCTACTGAGAAGAGGCTGCAACATTCTTCTGTGGAAGCAGACATGCTAAAACAGATAGGAGATCTCAATTTAGCCATGGAACGGTCACTCATAGAAGCTTCTGTAAGGGAAGAAGTGTATACTTGTTTTCTAAGGGATCTTAGCAGAGGGACAGGAAATGAAGTTGAGGAATTAAACTTGGGAATTGATATGATTAATGATAGTAACGATACTAATGCTGGACGTACTAGAAAGGTTGAAATTGAAGATTTGGGTATGGAGGGCCTGATTATGCAAGAAATATGTGGAGTGATTTTCAGTGAAGGCATCAAGGAGGCTAAAGGCATTCTCAAGGAGCTGTATTGTGAGTATTTGAATGAAAAAGAAATTCGAATATCTCTTGAGACCAAAGTTATTCAGATGGAAAACGAATTGAAATTCGAGGTTGAAGAGAAAGACAGGCTAAAGCAAAATGTTTCTGTGCTGGAAACGTCTGTGAACAAAAAGGAAAGGTTAGCAACAGATGCTTCAGCTGCTCTAGCAAAAGAGAGGAAGCAATTTGAGCAGGTGTGCCAAGAGTTAAATACTGTGAAAGAGTTTGCAAGTCAGCAACAAACATTAGCTTCTGGGTGCAACAAAGAAGTAAATGTAGTAAAAGGCCAGTTGGCAGAAGCATTGGAGAAAATTGAAGTATTGAAAGTGGAAGCAGCCCAATTAAATAAAAGTCTTGAGGAGAAGGCCGGGGAGTTAAAAGAAGCTAATTACCAGGCACATACAGTCCTTGCAATCTCTGAAGAGAGGCAAACTGTTTTGTCCTCACTTGAAGCAAAAGAAATTGAGCTAAGAAAGCAGGTGGAAACAATTATTGGTAATATAAATGAATCGTCAAAGATGCTTGCTGATTTTGAATGCAGGGTGACAGGAAGTTTGATAACAAATAACGCCAG GTTTCAGAACTCGTCTTCTCAATTGGATTCTCTTGTTAAAAAGGCAAATTTGCTGAGAAGAACAATGCTACTATACCAACAAAGGCTTGACAGAAGATGTTCAGACCTTCAATTGGCCgaggctgag GTTGATCTTTTGGGAGATGAGGTGGATACACTTTTAAGCCTACTTGAGAAGATTTATATAGCACTTGATCATTACTCGCCAGTTTTGCAGCATTACCCTGGG ATTATGGAGATTCTGAAGGTGATCAAAAGGGAATTAACTGGCGAGTCTACCAAGCTAGTAAAATCATCTTCTGCTTAA
- the LOC104246159 gene encoding caffeoylshikimate esterase-like, translated as MSHPIFQANENSPYGDLTREEFYKQQKIMHKESFMLNKQNMKIYTQSWQSESSNQLRGLVGMIHGYTSESSWLFELNAVAMAKAGFFVCALDLQGHGYSEGSPGYIPSIQPLVEDCIQYFDSARANHPKLPAFLYGESLGGAIATLICLRQNTIWKGLVLSGPMCGVSKKYKPVWPLEKLLPLAAFVAPSWRIVITKPPGSKSYKEGWKRKMVSKSPNRVASQKPPAATALELLKVCEYIQRNSHELEVPLLILQGGDDKVCDPEAATLVYESAGSKDKTMKIFPGMWHQLIGEPNESVELVFNTMLSWLEVRADLAKI; from the coding sequence ATGTCTCACCCTATTTTCCAAGCTAATGAGAACAGCCCTTACGGAGAcctaacaagagaagagttttacAAGCAACAGAAAATCATGCATAAAGAAAGCTTCATGTTAAACAAACAGAACATGAAGATATACACTCAATCTTGGCAGTCTGAATCAAGTAATCAGTTAAGAGGTCTTGTGGGCATGATTCATGGTTATACATCCGAAAGCAGCTGGCTTTTTGAGCTAAATGCAGTAGCAATGGCGAAAGCTGGATTTTTCGTTTGTGCTCTTGACCTACAAGGTCACGGTTACTCAGAAGGCTCACCTGGCTACATTCCAAGTATTCAACCCTTAGTCGAAGACTGCATACAGTACTTCGACTCTGCTCGCGCCAATCACCCGAAGCTCCCAGCTTTCCTGTATGGTGAGTCATTAGGTGGTGCAATTGCTACACTCATATGTCTAAGGCAAAATACTATATGGAAAGGTTTAGTTTTAAGTGGACCAATGTGTGGAGTGTCAAAGAAATACAAACCAGTTTGGCCACTGGAGAAGCTACTACCGTTGGCCGCCTTTGTAGCACCATCTTGGAGGATTGTGATCACCAAACCACCTGGATCTAAATCATACAAGGAGGGATGGAAGAGAAAAATGGTCTCAAAAAGTCCGAATCGCGTGGCTTCCCAGAAGCCACCAGCTGCCACTGCATTAGAGCTTCTGAAAGTCTGTGAATATATACAGAGGAACTCGCATGAACTAGAAGTCCCTTTGCTGATTCTTCAAGGTGGGGATGATAAGGTATGTGATCCTGAAGCTGCTACGCTTGTGTATGAATCAGCAGGAAGTAAAGATAAGACTATGAAGATTTTCCCAGGAATGTGGCACCAATTGATAGGTGAACCAAATGAAAGTGTGGAGCTTGTTTTCAATACTATGTTGTCATGGCTTGAGGTGAGAGCAGACTTGGCAAAAATCTAA
- the LOC138884934 gene encoding uncharacterized protein, which produces MAPLNLEEGQSIYHPPKFDEKCYWWWKARMHDFIMAEDCELWDIIRDGPFIPIKTSGEYTKANKKALKKNARAKKILVYGLEPNEYDKIFICDTAKEIWEAFQIAYNGTTQVKQDKSNTDDSYTMAVEGEETRYDSTLALMAQSDNDEENGNEEVNFRDVLKNLKSYSPKKLMCLADVLFTVFCSLVEDMDSLFLELEESEHTRKDLVAVITDQKNAIETLRKKKSDLLAEVADQREQIVEPLNKSKPENPERGKEIVSEEYVRLEDEVKALRCTMSAEIEKNELLQANLEKVMNDLEKSLKWTWFVETTTALFTNDSEKGRGTGFSRKKSLQPSQ; this is translated from the coding sequence aTGGCTCCACTAAAtcttgaagaaggtcaatctataTACCACCCACCCAAGTTTGATGAAAAATGCTATTGGTGGTGGAAAGctagaatgcatgattttatcatggccGAGGATTGCGAGCTTTGGGATATTATACGCGATGGTCCGTTTATTCCAATCAAGACCAGCGGAGAATACACTAAAGCAAACAAGAAAGCATTGAAGAAGAATGctcgtgccaagaaaattctgGTATATGGTTTGGAACCTAACGAGTACGACAAAATCTTTATATGTGACACTGCCAAGGAAATATGGGAGGCTTTTCAAATAGCTTATAATggaactacacaagtaaaacaagATAAATCTAATACTGACGATAGTTATACGATGGCAGTTGAAGGCGAGGAGACTAGATATGACTCAACGCTTGCTTTGATGGCGCAATCAGACAATGATGAAGAAAATGGCAACGaagaggtaaacttcagggatgttctgaaaaatctgaaatcctactctccaAAAAAACTCATGTGTTTAGCTGATGTTTTATTTACTGTATTTTGTAGTCTTGTGGAGGATATGGATTCTTTGTTCTTAGAACTAGAAGAATCTGAACATACTAGGAAAGACTTAGTGGCTGTAATTACTGATCAAAAGAATGCCATTGAAACtcttagaaaaaaaaagagtgatcTCTTGGCAGAAGTTGCTGACCAAAGGGAACAAATAGTAGAGCCCTTGAATAAGTCAAAACCTGAAAACCCTGAAAGAGGAAAGGAGATAGTTAGTGAGGAATATGTTAGGCTTGAAGATGAGGTGAAGGCCTTGAGATGTACGATGAGcgctgaaattgagaaaaacgagCTCCTTCAAGCCAATCTAGAAAAAGTAATGAATGACCTTGAAAAgtctctaaagtggacctggttcGTAGAGACTACCACTGCCTTGTTCACTAATGATAGTGAAAAAGGGCGGGGAACAGGGTTTTCAAGGAAAAaatccttacaaccctcacagtaA